The following coding sequences lie in one Arabidopsis thaliana chromosome 3, partial sequence genomic window:
- the ATMRK1 gene encoding Protein kinase superfamily protein (ATMRK1; FUNCTIONS IN: protein serine/threonine/tyrosine kinase activity, kinase activity; INVOLVED IN: protein amino acid phosphorylation; LOCATED IN: plasma membrane; EXPRESSED IN: 25 plant structures; EXPRESSED DURING: 13 growth stages; CONTAINS InterPro DOMAIN/s: Protein kinase, catalytic domain (InterPro:IPR000719), Serine-threonine/tyrosine-protein kinase (InterPro:IPR001245), Serine/threonine protein kinase-like, ATMRK (InterPro:IPR015783), Protein kinase-like domain (InterPro:IPR011009), Serine/threonine-protein kinase, active site (InterPro:IPR008271); BEST Arabidopsis thaliana protein match is: Protein kinase superfamily protein (TAIR:AT3G22750.1); Has 128806 Blast hits to 127373 proteins in 4996 species: Archae - 150; Bacteria - 14757; Metazoa - 48688; Fungi - 11823; Plants - 32734; Viruses - 516; Other Eukaryotes - 20138 (source: NCBI BLink).) → MASGGGEADKSLEIGSGTADPKIGGTGSRSAGEERYFRADTLDFSKWDLHMGQTSTSSVLTNSASTSAPAPAMQEWEIDLSKLDMKHVLAHGTYGTVYRGVYAGQEVAVKVLDWGEDGYATPAETTALRASFEQEVAVWQKLDHPNVTKFIGASMGTSDLRIPPAGDTGGRGNGAHPARACCVVVEYVAGGTLKKFLIKKYRAKLPIKDVIQLALDLARGLSYLHSKAIVHRDVKSENMLLQPNKTLKIADFGVARVEAQNPQDMTGETGTLGYMAPEVLEGKPYNRKCDVYSFGVCLWEIYCCDMPYADCSFAEISHAVVHRNLRPEIPKCCPHAVANIMKRCWDPNPDRRPEMEEVVKLLEAIDTSKGGGMIAPDQFQGCLCFFKPRGP, encoded by the exons ATGGCCTCTGGCGGCGGAGAGGCGGATAAATCACTTGAAATCGGGTCCGGGACCGCGGATCCCAAAATAGGCGGTACTGGGAGCAGGAGCGCCGGAGAAGAACGATACTTCAGGGCAGATACACTGGATTTCAGTAAATGGGATTTGCATATGGGTCAAACCTCTACTAGCAGCGTCCTCACCAATTCCGCTTCCACGAGCGCTCCCGCACCGGCGATGCAGGAATGGGAGATTGACCTCTCCAAACTCGATATGAAGCACGTCCTCGCTCACGGTACTTACGGCACTGTCTACCGCGGTGTCTACGCCGGCCAAGAAGTCGCAG TGAAAGTGTTAGATTGGGGAGAAGATGGTTACGCCACACCAGCTGAAACTACAGCTCTCCGTGCTTCCTTCGAGCAAGAGGTCGCCGTCTGGCAGAAGCTCGATCATCCCAACGTTACCAAG TTTATAGGAGCATCCATGGGAACCTCTGATCTGCGGATCCCTCCTGCTGGTGATACTGGCGGACGTGGTAACGGTGCACATCCTGCGAGGGCCTGTTGTGTTGTGGTTGAATATGTTGCCGGAGGCACGCTTAAGAAGTTCCTCATCAAGAAATATAGGGCCAAACTACCCATCAAGGATGTCATTCAGCTCGCTTTGGATCTCGCTAGAGG GCTTAGTTACCTCCACTCCAAGGCGATTGTACATAGGGACGTGAAGTCAGAGAACATGCTGTTACAGCCTAACAAGACGCTGAAGATCGCTGATTTCGGGGTAGCTAGAGTTGAAGCTCAGAACCCTCAAGACATGACGGGTGAAACTGGAACACTTGGATACATGGCACCAGAG GTTCTTGAAGGAAAGCCTTACAACAGGAAATGCGATGTCTATAGCTTTGGGGTATGCCTCTGGGAAATATACTGCTGTGACATGCCCTATGCTGACTGTAGTTTTGCTGAGATCTCTCACGCCGTTGTTCATAGg AATCTGAGACCAGAGATTCCGAAATGCTGCCCGCATGCGGTGGCAAACATCATGAAGAGATGCTGGGACCCGAATCCAGACAGGCGTCCGGAGATGGAGGAGGTGGTGAAGCTGCTTGAAGCCATAGACACAAGCAAAGGTGGTGGAATGATAGCTCCGGACCAGTTTCAGGGGtgcctctgtttcttcaaacCTCGAGGCCCCTga
- the ATMRK1 gene encoding Protein kinase superfamily protein (ATMRK1; FUNCTIONS IN: protein serine/threonine/tyrosine kinase activity, kinase activity; INVOLVED IN: protein amino acid phosphorylation; LOCATED IN: plasma membrane; EXPRESSED IN: 25 plant structures; EXPRESSED DURING: 13 growth stages; CONTAINS InterPro DOMAIN/s: Protein kinase, catalytic domain (InterPro:IPR000719), Serine/threonine-protein kinase-like domain (InterPro:IPR017442), Serine/threonine protein kinase-like, ATMRK (InterPro:IPR015783), Protein kinase-like domain (InterPro:IPR011009), Serine/threonine-protein kinase, active site (InterPro:IPR008271); BEST Arabidopsis thaliana protein match is: Protein kinase superfamily protein (TAIR:AT3G22750.1); Has 35333 Blast hits to 34131 proteins in 2444 species: Archae - 798; Bacteria - 22429; Metazoa - 974; Fungi - 991; Plants - 531; Viruses - 0; Other Eukaryotes - 9610 (source: NCBI BLink).) has translation MASGGGEADKSLEIGSGTADPKIGGTGSRSAGEERYFRADTLDFSKWDLHMGQTSTSSVLTNSASTSAPAPAMQEWEIDLSKLDMKHVLAHGTYGTVYRGVYAGQEVAVKVLDWGEDGYATPAETTALRASFEQEVAVWQKLDHPNVTKFIGASMGTSDLRIPPAGDTGGRGNGAHPARACCVVVEYVAGGTLKKFLIKKYRAKLPIKDVIQLALDLARGLSYLHSKAIVHRDVKSENMLLQPNKTLKIADFGVARVEAQNPQDMTGETGTLGYMAPEVLEGKPYNRKCDVYSFGVCLWEIYCCDMPYADCSFAEISHAVVHRVPLSLSVYTYNLSYVKANQEI, from the exons ATGGCCTCTGGCGGCGGAGAGGCGGATAAATCACTTGAAATCGGGTCCGGGACCGCGGATCCCAAAATAGGCGGTACTGGGAGCAGGAGCGCCGGAGAAGAACGATACTTCAGGGCAGATACACTGGATTTCAGTAAATGGGATTTGCATATGGGTCAAACCTCTACTAGCAGCGTCCTCACCAATTCCGCTTCCACGAGCGCTCCCGCACCGGCGATGCAGGAATGGGAGATTGACCTCTCCAAACTCGATATGAAGCACGTCCTCGCTCACGGTACTTACGGCACTGTCTACCGCGGTGTCTACGCCGGCCAAGAAGTCGCAG TGAAAGTGTTAGATTGGGGAGAAGATGGTTACGCCACACCAGCTGAAACTACAGCTCTCCGTGCTTCCTTCGAGCAAGAGGTCGCCGTCTGGCAGAAGCTCGATCATCCCAACGTTACCAAG TTTATAGGAGCATCCATGGGAACCTCTGATCTGCGGATCCCTCCTGCTGGTGATACTGGCGGACGTGGTAACGGTGCACATCCTGCGAGGGCCTGTTGTGTTGTGGTTGAATATGTTGCCGGAGGCACGCTTAAGAAGTTCCTCATCAAGAAATATAGGGCCAAACTACCCATCAAGGATGTCATTCAGCTCGCTTTGGATCTCGCTAGAGG GCTTAGTTACCTCCACTCCAAGGCGATTGTACATAGGGACGTGAAGTCAGAGAACATGCTGTTACAGCCTAACAAGACGCTGAAGATCGCTGATTTCGGGGTAGCTAGAGTTGAAGCTCAGAACCCTCAAGACATGACGGGTGAAACTGGAACACTTGGATACATGGCACCAGAG GTTCTTGAAGGAAAGCCTTACAACAGGAAATGCGATGTCTATAGCTTTGGGGTATGCCTCTGGGAAATATACTGCTGTGACATGCCCTATGCTGACTGTAGTTTTGCTGAGATCTCTCACGCCGTTGTTCATAGggttcctctctctctctctgtctatACATACAATCTCTCCTATGTTAAAGCTAATCAGGAAATCTAA
- a CDS encoding nuclease (CONTAINS InterPro DOMAIN/s: Putative harbinger transposase-derived nuclease (InterPro:IPR006912); BEST Arabidopsis thaliana protein match is: PIF / Ping-Pong family of plant transposases (TAIR:AT3G55350.1); Has 30201 Blast hits to 17322 proteins in 780 species: Archae - 12; Bacteria - 1396; Metazoa - 17338; Fungi - 3422; Plants - 5037; Viruses - 0; Other Eukaryotes - 2996 (source: NCBI BLink).), producing MAPVKQKKKNKKKPLDKAKKLAKNKEKKRVNAVPLDPEAIDCDWWDTFWLRNSSPSVPSDEDYAFKHFFRASKTTFSYICSLVREDLISRPPSGLINIEGRLLSVEKQVAIALRRLASGDSQVSVGAAFGVGQSTVSQVTWRFIEALEERAKHHLRWPDSDRIEEIKSKFEEMYGLPNCCGAIDTTHIIMTLPAVQASDDWCDQEKNYSMFLQGVFDHEMRFLNMVTGWPGGMTVSKLLKFSGFFKLCENAQILDGNPKTLSQGAQIREYVVGGISYPLLPWLITPHDSDHPSDSMVAFNERHEKVRSVAATAFQQLKGSWRILSKVMWRPDRRKLPSIILVCCLLHNIIIDCGDYLQEDVPLSGHHDSGYADRYCKQTEPLGSELRGCLTEHLLR from the exons ATGGCTCCggtgaagcagaagaagaagaataagaagaagccTCTGGATAAGGCGAAGAAGTTGGCGAagaataaagagaagaagagagtcaACGCAGTGCCATTGGATCCGGAGGCTATCGACTGCGACTGGTGGGATACTTTCTGGCTCCGAAACTCTTCTCCCTCAG tCCCCTCAGACGAAGACTATGCGTTCAAGCACTTCTTTAGGGCTTCTAAGACAACTTTTAGCTACATTTGCTCGCTCGTCAGGGAGGACCTTATCTCTAGACCTCCCTCTGGTCTCATCAACATCGAGGGAAGGCTTCTTAGTGTTGAGAAACAAGTCGCCATTGCTCTTCGAAGGTTAGCTTCCGGTGATTCTCAGGTCTCCGTTGGTGCTGCCTTTGGTGTTGGCCAGTCCACTGTTTCTCAG GTTACATGGAGATTCATCGAGGCACTCGAAGAACGTGCCAAGCATCATCTTAGATGGCCAGATTCTGACCGAATTGAAGAGATCAAGTCAAAGTTCGAGGAGATGTACGGTCTCCCCAATTGCTGCGGAGCCATTGACACTACGCACATCATCATGACTCTCCCGGCTGTGCAAGCATCAGATGACTGGTGTGACCAGGAGAAGAACTACAGCATGTTCTTACAAGGAGTCTTTGATCACGAGATGAGATTTCTCAACATGGTTACCGGCTGGCCTGGCGGCATGACCGTCTCCAAGCTTCTCAAGTTCTCTGGCTTCTTCAAACTCTGTGAAAACGCTCAGATTTTAGACGGCAATCCTAAAACTCTATCCCAAGGAGCCCAGATTAGAGAATACGTTGTTGGAGGGATCAGTTACCCGCTTCTTCCCTGGCTTATAACTCCTCACGACAGCGATCATCCCTCTGATTCCATGGTGGCGTTCAACGAAAGGCATGAGAAGGTGAGGTCAGTCGCAGCTACTGCCTTTCAACAGCTTAAAGGAAGCTGGAGGATTCTGAGCAAAGTTATGTGGAGACCAGACAGGAGGAAGCTACCTAGTATAATACTGGTGTGTTGTTTGTTGCATAACATCATTATCGACTGTGGGGATTATCTTCAAGAAGATGTTCCTTTGTCTGGTCATCACGACTCCGGTTATGCAGACCGGTACTGCAAGCAGACCGAGCCGCTTGGTAGTGAGCTCAGAGGATGTCTGACTGAGCATTTGCTTAGGTGA